A DNA window from Phyllostomus discolor isolate MPI-MPIP mPhyDis1 chromosome X, mPhyDis1.pri.v3, whole genome shotgun sequence contains the following coding sequences:
- the LOC114505571 gene encoding sal-like protein 4 — MPRFKQVKPQHINLEKHQGRQQPQHQAPEFTDVAPAAPVAGELGTPVNYVGTGDDMIGDQVPAKRPRREETHICEKCCGEFFSFSELLEHKKNCTERLPVFVMNDSEGLVPLEDFSGAVSSHQPQSSSSKDSHREDGSSSGDGKEKPGAESVLYLKKESTLPSLPQDLSYLPKGKVTSTNVTLQALWGTKVAVKQQSADALPASLPGANRIPSVLEQIFCLQKQQLQQIQLIEQIRIQMDMWATNTVHSGTTGADNLNTLGNRVSQPVSSAVASLSQKAGSQGLPLDTLKQARLPHTNIPPTTSSVSSGLTSSALRLDGSRVLPSRLSGTLLPETRSSVLFQSPCSTAPLDLSKQGKEKPPNMFPADVKSKNLSGSCKRVCKYCGRVFETDTSLQIHLCSHTGKKLFTCSICGHWFTSEGTLKEHFYQHLRAKENAQLLAEFHNRMAMGSGARCVRSVPVPVGESSLSLGSRPVLVPGTPKVGLPQNLFLVSNPKDLKSGPLAQDLHPRPSPEIEDGSMYSGVGPSHSSLRVGGFQGRGRPELGSQTLKLQQLVKNVDKATADPNECLICHRALSCQSSLRMHYRTHAEERPFRCTICDRAFSTKGSLKIHLGVHQTNTSVKTQYSCPICQKKFTNAVMLQQHIRMHMGGHIPNTPLPENPNDLAGSELMVVSESGSTSAVCHNDIECIDVDEVSSQDAPSSSSKVPVPLSSIHLASPTLGFTMVTPIDAPGKVSPAPVVLKQQSSRGKGSVKSGCLTNDSSSVMGDPQPQSRSPDVQETASFQGSQAEGIKYKSPDAGGKTERLESSLTEMEGWSSLPSDRAQPAYVKVEVSGASGCSARSPGMTPLLMARPGQQSKQYGCTWYRENHSSASALQIREQTRTRKKPFVCSICGQAFTTKGKLQVHYMTHVANNSSAHGGRKLAIENTTDLSGTDGKKLPEMFPQKIMAPSVSMGPVMGNQYTNMPNDGLATKTNKISVIKTVGISTPLASLGASPLVSNTTVSKVDSQRSQTPVPSLTGGKRDSGQLS; from the coding sequence ATGCCAAGGTTCAAGCAGGTGAAACCACAACACATCAACTTGGAGAAACACCAGGGACGGCAACAGCCACAGCACCAGGCCCCAGAGTTTACAGATGTAGCTCCAGCAGCACCTGTGGCAGGGGAGCTGGGTACTCCAGTGAACTATGTAGGGACTGGTGATGACATGATTGGGGACCAAGTGCCGGCAAAGAGGCCTCGTCGGGAGGAGACTCACATCTGTGAGAAATGCTGTGGagagttcttcagcttctctgagCTCTTAGAACATAAGAAAAATTGCACTGAACGTCTACCTGTCTTCGTCATGAATGACAGTGAGGGACTAGTGCCTTTGGAAGACTTCTCTGGGGCTGTGTCGAGCCACCAGCCACAGAGTTCAAGCAGTAAGGATAGTCACAGGGAGGATGGTAGCAGCtcaggggatgggaaggagaagcCAGGGGCGGAGTCTGTTCTATACTTAAAGAAGGAGAGTACTCTGCCCTCCCTACCCCAAGACTTAAGCTATTTACCCAAAGGCAAAGTGACCAGCACTAATGTGACTCTTCAAGCACTGTGGGGCACCAAGGTGGCAGTGAAGCAGCAGAGCGCGGATgcactgcctgcctccctgcctggtGCCAACAGGATCCCATCGGTCCTGGAGCAGATCTTCTGTCTGCAGAAGCAGCAGCTACAGCAGATCCAGCTCATTGAGCAGATCCGCATCCAGATGGACATGTGGGCCACCAATACCGTCCACTCTGGCACAACGGGAGCTGACAACCTTAACACCTTAGGCAACCGTGTGTCTCAGCCAGTTTCTTCAGCAGTGGCTTCACTCAGTCAGAAAGCTGGAAGTCAAGGTTTGCCTCTGGACACCTTGAAACAAGCCAGGCTACCTCACACAAACATCCCTCCCACCACCAGCTCTGTGTCCTCAGGACTGACATCCTCCGCCTTGAGGCTGGATGGGTCGAGGGTACTCCCTAGCCGCCTTTCAGGTACTTTGCTACCTGAGACCCGGAGCTCTGTGCTCTTCCAGAGCCCTTGCTCCACTGCGCCATTAGATCTGTCCAAGCAAGGGAAAGAGAAGCCACCCAACATGTTCCCGGCGGATGTCAAATCCAAAAATCTGTCTGGCTCCTGTAAGCGTGTGTGTAAGTACTGTGGCAGGGTTTTTGAGACTGATACCTCCTTGCAGATCCACCTCTGTTCCCATACTGGAAAGAAACTCTTTACGTGCTCTATCTGTGGTCACTGGTTCACCAGTGAAGGCACACTGAAGGAGCACTTTTATCAACATCTCCGGGCGAAGGAAAACGCCCAGCTACTTGCTGAGTTCCACAACAGAATGGCGATGGGCAGTGGCGCTCGCTGTGTAcgctctgtccctgtccctgtaGGTGAATCTAGTCTCTCTTTAGGCAGCAGACCTGTCTTGGTACCAGGGACCCCCAAGGTAGGGCTACCTCAGAATCTCTTTTTGGTGAGTAATCCCAAGGACCTAAAGAGTGGCCCACTAGCCCAAGACCTGCATCCTAGACCTTCTCCCGAAATTGAGGATGGATCCATGTACTCTGGGGTGGGGCCGAGCCATAGTTCCCTGAGGGTTGGTGGTTTCCAAGGGAGAGGAAGACCTGAGCTGGGGTCACAGACCCTGAAGTTGCAGCAGCTAGTGAAGAACGTTGACAAGGCCACTGCTGACCCCAATGAATGTCTCATTTGCCACCGTGCCTTAAGCTGCCAAAGCTCCCTCAGAATGCATTATCGCACCCACGCTGAAGAGAGGCCATTCCGGTGTACGATCTGTGACCGAGCCTTCTCTACCAAAGGCAGCCTGAAGATACACTTAGGGGTTCACCAGACTAACACCTCCGTAAAGACGCAGTATTCGTGCCCCATCTGCCAGAAGAAGTTCACCAACGCAGTCATGTTGCAGCAGCACATCCGGATGCACATGGGTGGTCACATTCCCAACACGCCCCTCCCAGAGAATCCCAATGACTTGGCAGGTTCTGAGCTGATGGTGGTCAGTGAGAGTGGCAGCACAAGCGCCGTCTGTCACAATGACATTGAGTGCATTGATGTAGATGAAGTCAGCTCCCAGGATGCCCCCAGCAGCTCCTCAAAGGTCCCTGTGCCTCTTTCCAGCATCCACTTGGCATCACCCACACTAGGGTTCACCATGGTGACCCCCATTGATGCCCCAGGAAAGGTGAGCCCTGCTCCTGTGGTCCTGAAGCAGCAGAGCAGCAGAGGAAAAGGTTCAGTGAAAAGTGGCTGCTTGACCAACGACTCGTCCTCAGTGATGGGAGACCCACAGCCTCAGAGCCGAAGTCCAGATGTCCAGGAGACCGCATCTTTTCAAGGTAGTCAAGCAGAAGGCATCAAGTATAAGTCTCCTGATGCTGGTGGCAAAACAGAGAGGTTGGAGAGCAGCCTCACTGAGATGGAAGGTTGGAGCAGTCTCCCATCTGACCGAGCCCAACCAGCCTATGTCAAAGTTGAAGTTAGTGGTGCATCTGGATgctcagccaggtccccaggcatGACACCTTTGTTAATGGCCCGACCGGGCCAACAGAGCAAGCAATATGGCTGCACATGGTACAGGGAGAACCACTCATCGGCCAGTGCTCTTCAGATTCGTGAGCAGACACGCACTAGGAAGAAGCCTTTCGTGTGTAGCATATGTGGACAAGCTTTCACCACCAAAGGCAAGTTGCAGGTCCACTATATGACTCATGTTGCTAACAATAGCTCTGCACACGGTGGGAGGAAGCTGGCAATTGAGAACACCACGGATCTGTCAGGAACAGATGGAAAGAAGCTCCCTGAGATGTTTCCCCAGAAAATCATGGCCCCTTCAGTGAGCATGGGTCCTGTTATGGGGAACCAGTACACTAACATGCCCAATGATGGTCTGGCCACGAAGACCAACAAGATCTCAGTGATCAAGACTGTAGGCATTTCTACTCCTCTGGCTAGCCTGGGGGCCAGCCCCCTTGTCAGTAACACCACTGTCTCCAAGGTAGATTCACAGCGTTCCCAAACACCAGTTCCCTCACTTACTGGGGGAAAACGAGATAGTGGTCAGCTAAGCTAA